In Brachypodium distachyon strain Bd21 chromosome 5, Brachypodium_distachyon_v3.0, whole genome shotgun sequence, the genomic window CCTGAAGCAACAGCTTTCGATGGTGAGGTCCTGTTAGAGTTTCAGAAGTTAATCTTCATCTGGATCAGGCACTAGAGAGAATGAGAGATGGCCAAGGAAACAACGTTGCCGGAGTTGTTCTGTGTATTCATCCGCGTGTTGAAGAAGTACCATTGTGTTTGTGTATGCAGTATGCTGATGTCACGCGAGATCAATGAAGATGGGACGGAGAAACGAAACGTCGTTCTGACAGCAATTAGCGATGCACGAACACTCATCTTGTGCTAGGAATGCGGTACGGCCCGTTGTAAACCTATGGAGTACATACTCGCCTCTAACGTAAGCATGTCCACCTCCACAATTCAGTATGCTTGAAAAGGAAAACCGAATCATGGCCCAGACAATTTTTATCAAGCGAGAGTGGGACgtctcctttcttttcttcccctCATCCATCAGATCTCTCCTTGGCCCCAATGGAAAAATGGGCGATTATAGGGATGGTGACCGGTAGCCGGTAGGTACCCTGTCAATCGCCCCCGTGATCCGTGCGTATGTCGACATGTACATAACATAGTTTAGAATCAgatacaaaacaaaacaaactggATGGAGTAATCACAGTCAAAAATCGACCCGACACATCCAATTTGCTTACTGTACCTGCAACCCGACCCTCGGCCATTTTGTTAACGGCGTGGCCATCGACTGTTTCCTGCTGCATCGAGGTAGTATAGAAGAACACCCGGTAATATTTCTGTTTTCCGCTGCCGTCCTCAGGAACGGAAATGTTGCAACCTGTCGCGCTCTCGTCTTTTTGGTCGGCCGCGACCCCCTGCGAAATGGAGGATTCTAGATTTCTCATTTCTGGCGCGATCCCTTCCGAATCCTGGGTTTCAGGCGCAGCGGGGCCGTTGCAGGAGCACCACAAACCCCCCCTCGCGCGCGCACGAACACACGACACGAAGTCATCGGGCACCTGGCGACCCCATCGTAGCCATCATCATACCCCAATAATTCACTGCCCACACCGGGCGGGCGGCGAAGggatcaccaccaccacccgtAGGCCTCCCCCGGGCCGCCAATAATAATAGGAGAGCCGCCCCCGGACGCTCAAGAAACCCACGGCACCCGCTGGGCGCTGGTCAGTGGCCACTGGCCAGCCACCACACGCACCGATCGAGAGCTAGCTAGAAGCAGCTCCGAGAACGGCCATGTCCATGCGTGACCGCCGCTCTGCATCCGCCATGTCCCCGTCGCTCCGCTTCCTCGGCTTCCTcaaccaccaccagcagcccGCGGATGATGCCGACGGCCAGGAGCTCGAGCTCGACGAGCGCGACGTGGTGtggtcgtcctcgtcctccaacTCCTATTCCCCTTCCTCCTTGGCGTCCTCGCCCTCGCCTACCCCGTCCACCGGTGGTACTAGCCACCGCTGGCCCctgtcctcttcctcccgcgCGTTCCCCTCCGGCAGCGCCGGCCTGTCCGCGCTCCTcgcagacgacgacgacgacagcggCAGCCAGTACCACTCGCCCGCCACCGAGGCcatcccggccgccgcccggcgcGATCATCCGAAGCACCAGATGCGCCCGCAGCCGTACCACCAGTCGGCGCCGGTCGCCGTGCCTGCCTGGtccaaggccgccgcggcggacaGGCGGCGCCGGGAGGCGCAGCAAGATCAGGCcgacgccgaggaggaggaggacggcgaggacgaaTCGGTGGTGCCGCCGCACGAGATGGCCGCGCgccgggccgcggcggcggcgtcgatgaTGGAGGGCGCTGGGCGGACGCTCAAGGGGCGGGACCTCCGGCGCGTGCGCAACGCCGTGTGGCGCACCACCGGCTTCCTCGACGACCTGTGACAAAGGAAAGGATGCTCCTCTCCTTTGGAGGTCTCTTTCGCTCGCTCGTTGGCTGCCCTCGTCACTCTCTCCGGCCAACTGGTGTATTTTGATATAGAAAAATGTGGGTGTATTCGGTGTTTTCTTGCTAAGTTTGGAGTTGTGTATCCTTCTAGGCGTAATGTTTTGATGGGTGTTCGATGTCACCTGCTAGTAAATTGACAAGTGTTTTTTACATGTTGTTCTTTCGAAAGAAGGAAATGACACTGCTTATAAAGCAAGTTAACTAAGGTCTGAGTGGATTTGTGGATGGTTTACAGGTTGCACCTGCAGCTAACCACTATTGATAGATCGCAATTGTTCCAAGATCTGTGCAGTGTCTATTCGGAAAATGTACCTAATGAGCATCATTTAGAAGGAAAAATGATTGGCACGAAGAAAGTACTTTGCTGTGCATATGCTGCGCGACGAAGACATCTACGAGTGCAATTGTTATATTAGTACATTTGTTAGGAATAACTATGTTTTTTAGATGGAAATAACTATGTTTAGTAGTAAGGACTGGATGAAACTACCACCAACCGCAGATTAACCATGGTGTAGT contains:
- the LOC100839275 gene encoding uncharacterized protein LOC100839275, which translates into the protein MSMRDRRSASAMSPSLRFLGFLNHHQQPADDADGQELELDERDVVWSSSSSNSYSPSSLASSPSPTPSTGGTSHRWPLSSSSRAFPSGSAGLSALLADDDDDSGSQYHSPATEAIPAAARRDHPKHQMRPQPYHQSAPVAVPAWSKAAAADRRRREAQQDQADAEEEEDGEDESVVPPHEMAARRAAAAASMMEGAGRTLKGRDLRRVRNAVWRTTGFLDDL